The following proteins are co-located in the Flammeovirga kamogawensis genome:
- a CDS encoding PAS domain S-box protein, with protein MQALLQNRPNKRNTSNNQQKHYILINNNGNVKYISKDFLNGVHTFEVGRSIAVGLSPKNQIKLKKKITEALIKDETISFNFTISQNSRPHTYKVQLYPIHIDNSYVNATFKLINQERDLQLKRLKDTYFHSIDGIIWVDPFSKDILYANPAFSKIAGYQASDDVITKTFHDFVPSNLNKEAKSVFAELKKKKHVIRETYIKKKDDEIIPVQITASIVSSDDDTPYIVCFIKDLSALISARKELKDNQQRYEAILDNSKIKICQFDENLKLTWCGSSLNRKTTDFLRDEHVGLDLKKILKKDAANEIFNFQKEVLEANITAHKSFKIGFNIEWKAIELYLSPIIVNKKVIGLNAVFLNISNQKKVEEKLDHFVYRAAHDLRGPLTTVQGLIHLMKVDTRNPQQFIKLLDETIWTQDMHLQKILAYYYNQKTDINSKPIDFTLIHSELVDFLENSGYIINISFSNNTTLDKTITSDAERIALLFKNICTTILQLVSRDISIKLLIEIKLHKNGVYLSFTDNVSPRNPVASNNGFDRSMSLNFAHDDFSRGIFITSEIVDKLQGKYQVKYSSNKMQKLEILLPNI; from the coding sequence ATGCAAGCTTTACTACAAAATAGGCCAAATAAAAGAAATACTTCTAATAACCAGCAAAAACATTACATCCTCATTAACAATAATGGCAATGTTAAATACATTTCCAAAGATTTTTTGAATGGTGTACATACTTTTGAAGTAGGAAGATCTATTGCCGTAGGTTTATCTCCTAAAAATCAAATTAAGCTTAAAAAGAAAATAACAGAAGCATTAATTAAGGACGAAACGATATCCTTCAATTTTACTATTTCACAAAACTCAAGGCCGCATACTTATAAAGTTCAACTATATCCTATTCATATAGATAATTCTTATGTAAATGCTACTTTTAAATTAATTAATCAAGAAAGAGATTTACAGCTAAAGCGTTTAAAAGATACCTATTTTCATTCTATTGATGGGATTATATGGGTTGACCCTTTTTCTAAAGATATTCTTTATGCGAACCCTGCATTTTCAAAAATTGCTGGCTATCAAGCATCTGATGATGTAATTACTAAAACTTTTCATGATTTTGTCCCTTCTAATTTAAACAAAGAGGCAAAATCTGTATTTGCAGAATTAAAAAAGAAAAAACACGTAATAAGAGAAACATACATAAAGAAGAAAGATGATGAAATAATTCCAGTACAAATCACTGCATCAATTGTTTCATCTGATGATGACACTCCCTATATAGTTTGTTTTATTAAAGATTTATCGGCTTTAATTAGTGCTAGAAAAGAGTTAAAAGATAACCAACAACGTTATGAAGCTATTCTTGATAATTCTAAAATCAAGATTTGTCAGTTTGATGAAAATTTAAAGCTTACGTGGTGTGGTTCTAGTTTAAACAGAAAAACAACTGATTTTTTAAGAGATGAGCACGTTGGTTTAGACTTAAAAAAGATATTAAAAAAAGATGCTGCTAATGAAATATTTAATTTCCAAAAAGAGGTTCTAGAAGCAAATATCACTGCTCATAAATCATTTAAAATCGGGTTTAACATTGAATGGAAAGCCATTGAATTATACCTTTCTCCTATTATTGTAAATAAAAAGGTAATTGGTTTAAATGCCGTATTTTTAAATATATCGAACCAAAAAAAGGTTGAAGAAAAATTAGATCATTTTGTCTACCGTGCAGCCCATGATTTAAGAGGTCCACTTACTACTGTTCAAGGGTTAATTCATTTAATGAAAGTTGATACCCGTAATCCACAACAGTTTATTAAACTTTTGGATGAGACGATTTGGACTCAAGATATGCACCTGCAAAAGATACTTGCCTATTATTATAATCAAAAAACAGATATTAATTCTAAACCTATTGATTTTACATTAATTCATAGTGAATTAGTAGATTTCTTAGAAAACTCTGGATATATCATAAATATTTCATTCTCAAATAATACAACGTTAGATAAAACGATAACTTCGGATGCAGAACGTATAGCTTTGTTATTTAAAAACATTTGTACAACAATATTGCAATTAGTATCAAGAGATATTTCTATCAAATTATTAATTGAAATTAAGCTACATAAAAACGGAGTTTATTTATCCTTCACCGATAATGTTTCTCCTAGAAACCCTGTTGCTTCAAATAACGGTTTTGATAGGTCTATGTCTTTAAATTTTGCACACGATGATTTTTCTAGAGGTATTTTTATTACATCTGAAATAGTTGATAAACTACAAGGAAAATATCAAGTAAAATACTCATCAAATAAAATGCAAAAATTAGAAATATTGCTACCAAATATTTAG
- a CDS encoding rhodanese-like domain-containing protein: MGLLRKLLGLGPKVNYKELIDNGAKVLDVRSTGEFSSGHFKGSKNIPLDQVSKRMPEILKLGEPLIVCCKSGMRASNAMSTIKKAGVKEIYNAGGWTNL, encoded by the coding sequence ATGGGTTTATTAAGAAAGCTACTGGGGCTTGGTCCTAAAGTAAATTATAAAGAATTAATTGATAATGGAGCCAAGGTCTTAGACGTTCGTTCAACTGGCGAATTCTCTTCGGGTCATTTTAAAGGGTCCAAAAATATTCCGTTAGATCAAGTAAGTAAAAGGATGCCTGAAATTCTTAAACTTGGTGAGCCATTAATTGTTTGCTGTAAATCTGGTATGCGTGCCTCAAATGCTATGTCTACCATAAAAAAAGCAGGAGTAAAAGAAATTTATAATGCTGGAGGTTGGACAAACCTGTAA
- a CDS encoding outer membrane beta-barrel protein encodes MKTFTIVQGLSLIMSLLLFTSFTSISESEPLAKGSIKGRLIDQETNEPVSYASVAILDADKKSVTGALSDGNGEFTLTKVPLGKYNLVVQFIGYQNYIEEIELTAKKSKLDIGDIILVTSVEQLDEVEVTGQKTFIENRIDKKIINVSEAMIADGNSTSEILNTLPEVNVGADGSISLRGDNNVRVLLDGKPSQMDINQVLQSLPADAVDKIEVITNPSSKYDPDGLSGIINVITKKDALKGFNGNLSLNAGSNNKYSGFLGLNYRVKRLNFFAQSYWSSNEWDNTRDMYRTYSDVDVDDLDQKEKIQDNNGYRNIKVGMDYFWDSTNTSTVFYERWRWESDAQSTYTNNYKDGDVITGTEYQLGKNYNLAQGNNINFNHRKEFSKGQLEIDLFANLGEADITPQNAQKVGNGSWQELNKNENQANWSYVQAQVDYDQSINEKSSFEVGYKGQITDAKMNVSNINFVNVDTMAYTYPYNESVHAVYGSYSLRLGNTSIKAGLRAEAAKMEGQITNSSQNDTSYVIDYQSLFPSVHIKQKLGEKNTVGISYSRRINRPDVMQLLPIEMSSNPKNVMVGNPTLQPSFTNSMELSHGFMADVISFNTSLYMRHSTDIIREVVNYDAVRDITVMTFKNLGSSMTGGMSLSSNYNMLKWWEWNGSVDVYYLDIEDENEEYTIPTDGTPINWSAKLSTRVTPIKTLTFQLMGRYTAKRYDAQRITEPTYSMDLAIKKAILNNKGSVNFKINNLLYSGEQRNSYGNGFVEAIDFRQESPVYRLSFSYAFGGQFQGRQKRKIQSSGGGL; translated from the coding sequence CAGAACCTCTCGCAAAAGGAAGTATTAAAGGGCGTCTAATTGATCAAGAAACAAACGAACCAGTAAGCTATGCATCTGTTGCAATATTAGATGCTGATAAGAAATCTGTAACAGGAGCATTATCAGATGGAAATGGTGAGTTTACATTGACTAAAGTTCCACTAGGGAAATATAATTTAGTTGTTCAATTTATTGGCTACCAAAATTATATTGAAGAGATAGAGCTTACTGCTAAAAAATCGAAACTTGATATTGGAGATATTATTCTAGTTACTTCTGTTGAACAATTGGATGAGGTGGAAGTTACTGGACAAAAAACATTTATTGAAAACCGTATTGATAAGAAAATTATTAATGTGAGTGAAGCAATGATTGCAGACGGTAACTCAACATCAGAAATTTTAAATACTTTACCTGAAGTTAATGTAGGTGCAGATGGTTCAATTTCGTTAAGAGGCGATAATAATGTTAGGGTATTATTAGATGGTAAACCCTCACAGATGGATATTAACCAAGTATTACAATCTTTACCAGCTGATGCAGTTGATAAAATTGAGGTAATTACTAACCCTTCATCTAAGTATGATCCTGATGGATTATCAGGTATAATAAATGTAATTACTAAAAAAGATGCACTAAAGGGCTTTAATGGAAACTTGAGTTTAAATGCGGGTTCAAATAATAAGTATTCGGGTTTTTTAGGATTGAATTATAGAGTGAAAAGGTTAAATTTCTTTGCCCAATCGTATTGGAGTTCAAATGAATGGGATAATACAAGAGATATGTACCGTACTTATTCTGATGTAGACGTTGATGATTTAGATCAGAAAGAAAAGATTCAAGACAATAATGGGTATAGAAATATTAAAGTTGGTATGGATTACTTCTGGGACTCGACAAATACATCGACGGTTTTTTATGAACGTTGGAGATGGGAGTCTGATGCACAATCTACTTATACGAACAACTATAAGGATGGAGATGTAATTACAGGAACAGAATATCAATTAGGTAAAAATTATAATCTTGCTCAAGGAAATAATATTAATTTTAATCACCGTAAGGAATTTAGTAAAGGACAATTAGAGATTGATTTATTTGCAAATCTAGGTGAAGCAGATATTACACCTCAGAATGCTCAGAAAGTTGGAAATGGTAGCTGGCAAGAGTTGAATAAAAATGAGAACCAAGCAAATTGGTCTTATGTACAGGCTCAAGTTGATTATGATCAATCTATTAATGAAAAATCTTCTTTTGAAGTAGGGTATAAAGGGCAAATTACAGATGCTAAAATGAATGTGTCTAACATCAATTTTGTAAATGTAGATACTATGGCTTACACCTATCCTTATAATGAATCAGTTCATGCAGTATATGGATCTTATTCATTAAGATTAGGCAATACAAGTATTAAAGCCGGTTTAAGAGCTGAAGCTGCTAAAATGGAAGGTCAAATTACAAACTCATCTCAAAATGATACTTCCTATGTTATAGACTATCAAAGTCTATTTCCGTCAGTTCATATTAAACAAAAACTAGGTGAGAAGAATACAGTTGGTATAAGTTACAGTAGAAGAATTAATCGCCCAGATGTAATGCAATTATTACCTATTGAAATGTCTTCAAACCCAAAGAATGTGATGGTAGGAAACCCTACTTTACAACCATCTTTTACAAATTCTATGGAGTTGTCTCACGGATTCATGGCAGACGTAATTAGTTTTAATACATCTTTATATATGCGTCATAGTACTGATATAATCAGAGAGGTAGTAAATTATGATGCTGTTAGAGATATTACTGTTATGACATTTAAAAATTTAGGTTCTTCTATGACTGGAGGTATGTCTTTATCTTCAAACTATAATATGCTAAAGTGGTGGGAATGGAATGGATCTGTAGATGTTTATTATTTAGATATTGAAGATGAAAATGAAGAATATACAATTCCTACAGATGGTACACCAATTAACTGGTCTGCAAAATTGAGTACACGTGTTACTCCTATTAAAACATTAACGTTTCAATTAATGGGTAGATATACTGCAAAAAGGTATGATGCACAAAGAATAACAGAACCTACATATTCGATGGATTTAGCAATTAAAAAAGCAATTTTGAATAATAAAGGTAGTGTTAACTTTAAGATTAATAATCTATTGTACAGTGGGGAACAAAGAAATTCTTATGGAAATGGTTTTGTAGAAGCAATAGATTTTAGACAGGAGAGTCCTGTATATAGATTGTCATTTTCTTATGCCTTTGGAGGACAATTCCAAGGTCGTCAGAAAAGAAAAATTCAATCTAGTGGAGGAGGATTGTAA
- a CDS encoding 3'-5' exonuclease: MNLNLRNPLLVFDLETTGTNVTKDRIIEISMVKAEVNGERIIKTYRVNPECHIPSSSSKIHGIYDEDIKDKPTFKQIAKEVAAFMKGCDIGGYNVLRFDLPVITEEFLRAGIEFDFSQRKIVDAQKIFFLMEPRTLGAALKFYCGRELEDAHSAEADTIATLDVIDAQVKHYEGVTIKDKNGKEYEPVKNDMNSLHDLTASNLVDFAGRMVLNNEGNAIFNFGKYKGKSVVETLKKDPHYYDWIINNDFALDTKNKLTQLRLKSQFA, encoded by the coding sequence ATGAATTTAAATTTACGTAACCCTCTACTAGTCTTTGATTTAGAGACCACCGGAACTAATGTAACTAAAGATAGAATTATTGAAATATCTATGGTTAAAGCAGAAGTAAATGGTGAGCGTATAATCAAAACGTATCGTGTAAACCCAGAGTGCCACATCCCTTCTTCATCTAGTAAAATTCATGGTATTTATGATGAAGATATTAAGGACAAACCAACTTTTAAGCAAATTGCTAAAGAAGTAGCTGCTTTTATGAAAGGTTGTGACATAGGTGGTTATAATGTACTTAGGTTTGATCTTCCAGTAATTACAGAAGAGTTTTTACGAGCAGGTATCGAATTTGATTTTAGCCAACGTAAAATTGTTGATGCACAAAAGATCTTCTTCCTTATGGAACCAAGAACATTAGGTGCTGCACTTAAATTCTATTGTGGACGGGAATTAGAAGATGCACACTCTGCTGAAGCAGATACAATTGCTACATTAGATGTAATAGACGCTCAAGTAAAACATTATGAAGGCGTAACTATAAAAGATAAAAACGGCAAAGAATATGAGCCTGTAAAAAATGACATGAACTCTTTGCATGACCTAACAGCAAGTAATTTAGTTGATTTTGCAGGTAGAATGGTACTTAACAATGAAGGGAATGCTATTTTCAATTTTGGTAAATATAAAGGCAAATCTGTAGTTGAGACATTAAAGAAAGATCCTCATTATTACGATTGGATTATAAATAATGACTTTGCACTTGATACAAAAAACAAATTGACACAATTAAGATTGAAAAGTCAGTTTGCTTAA
- a CDS encoding DNA/RNA non-specific endonuclease, producing MIHFTPYNILFTFLIAFLFTPFEKIYGQNNDNFPVELLPISTNSNSSKSQIIEHSYYTVSYNEKHEQANWVAYELTSQELIKNTSRTNDFRADQDVTSSSAELDDYKGSGYDRGHLAPAADMSFTSKAMTESFYFSNMSPQDPSFNRGIWKQLEEQFRAWAHEKHNIYIITGPILEDGLITIGANNVSVPNYYYKIAVHYNSQDNEYEAIAFLLPNKKGDQKLSEYIVTIDSIESLTQLDFFSTLSDSLQITFESTLSKGDWNYSSIYNPISNNQQTTNKVNTATDQNENNTKVRCGGITKSGSQCKRYTTDSSGFCWQHKK from the coding sequence ATGATACACTTTACTCCTTACAACATTTTATTTACTTTTTTGATCGCTTTTTTATTTACTCCGTTTGAAAAAATATATGGTCAAAATAACGATAACTTCCCTGTTGAACTACTCCCCATATCAACAAATAGTAATAGTAGTAAAAGTCAAATAATAGAACATTCCTATTATACTGTTTCTTATAATGAAAAACACGAACAAGCAAATTGGGTAGCTTATGAGTTAACTTCTCAAGAATTAATTAAAAACACATCTAGAACTAACGATTTTAGAGCTGATCAAGATGTCACTTCAAGTTCTGCTGAATTAGATGATTACAAGGGTTCTGGATACGACAGAGGACATTTAGCTCCTGCTGCAGACATGTCGTTTACTTCTAAGGCAATGACTGAAAGTTTTTATTTTTCTAATATGAGTCCACAAGATCCTAGTTTTAATAGAGGTATTTGGAAACAATTAGAAGAACAATTTAGAGCATGGGCACATGAAAAACATAATATTTATATTATAACAGGGCCAATTTTAGAAGATGGGCTTATTACAATCGGTGCTAATAATGTAAGCGTACCCAACTATTATTACAAAATTGCTGTTCATTACAACTCACAAGATAATGAATATGAAGCGATAGCTTTTCTGCTTCCTAACAAAAAAGGTGATCAAAAATTAAGTGAATATATTGTCACTATAGATTCAATTGAATCACTTACACAACTTGATTTCTTTAGTACTCTATCAGATAGTTTACAAATAACTTTTGAGAGTACTCTTTCAAAAGGAGATTGGAATTACAGCTCAATATATAATCCCATTTCAAATAATCAACAAACTACTAACAAAGTAAATACCGCCACTGATCAAAATGAAAATAATACAAAAGTAAGATGTGGAGGAATAACTAAAAGTGGTTCTCAATGTAAAAGGTATACTACTGATAGTTCAGGATTTTGTTGGCAACACAAAAAATAA
- a CDS encoding Crp/Fnr family transcriptional regulator, with protein sequence MNNLLKNFIQVSFPKTDANHPIQTEFLSVGELIQVKEGDFLIDINEEMTYVPIVTDGVLKVTREDEDGHELFLYYLEYGETCTISMMYQESAVRVTAEEDTWVYKVPIGAINDWMTRFPEWRDFLMRAYKVRFDGLLKAIDELAFKKMDERLINYLKKLKAIKESNELNVSHSEIALSLNTSREVISRLLKQLEKLGKVELGRNKVILK encoded by the coding sequence ATGAATAATTTACTTAAAAATTTCATACAAGTCAGTTTTCCTAAAACAGATGCAAATCATCCTATTCAAACTGAATTTTTATCTGTTGGAGAACTGATACAGGTAAAAGAAGGTGATTTCTTAATCGATATAAATGAAGAAATGACGTATGTTCCTATTGTAACGGATGGAGTTCTAAAAGTTACAAGAGAAGATGAAGATGGACATGAGCTTTTTTTATATTATTTAGAATATGGCGAAACATGTACAATATCTATGATGTACCAAGAAAGTGCAGTAAGAGTAACTGCCGAGGAAGATACATGGGTGTATAAGGTTCCTATTGGTGCAATTAATGATTGGATGACTCGTTTTCCTGAATGGCGTGATTTTCTTATGAGAGCATATAAAGTTAGATTCGATGGTTTATTAAAAGCTATTGATGAACTAGCCTTTAAGAAGATGGATGAGAGGTTAATCAATTATCTCAAAAAATTAAAAGCGATAAAAGAATCTAATGAGTTAAATGTTTCTCACTCAGAGATTGCTTTAAGTTTAAATACTTCTAGAGAGGTTATATCAAGGTTACTTAAGCAACTAGAAAAGCTTGGGAAAGTGGAACTAGGTAGAAACAAAGTAATTCTAAAGTAA
- a CDS encoding cupin domain-containing protein, producing the protein MTKSEIIKQLELEPHPEGGFYAETYRSNKTVLLPEDKLERNVSTAIYYLLGKGDFSTFHRLKFTEIWHYYDGASVKLVEITPEGELIETIVGKDFSKGEVPQYIIKGGNWFAGAALIDEEEGYTLIGCTVAPGFEFQDFEIADTNVLKKEYPKYSELIDKFKK; encoded by the coding sequence ATGACGAAGTCAGAAATAATCAAACAATTAGAATTAGAACCACATCCCGAAGGTGGTTTCTATGCAGAGACATATAGATCAAATAAAACAGTTTTATTGCCCGAAGATAAATTAGAACGTAACGTATCTACAGCAATTTATTATTTATTGGGAAAAGGTGATTTTTCAACTTTTCATAGATTAAAATTTACAGAGATTTGGCATTATTATGATGGAGCATCTGTAAAGCTAGTGGAGATTACTCCTGAAGGGGAATTAATTGAAACAATTGTTGGGAAAGACTTTTCTAAAGGAGAAGTCCCACAATATATTATAAAAGGAGGTAATTGGTTTGCGGGAGCTGCTTTAATTGATGAAGAAGAAGGGTATACACTTATTGGGTGTACTGTTGCTCCTGGTTTTGAATTTCAAGATTTTGAAATAGCAGATACCAATGTACTTAAAAAAGAATATCCAAAATATTCCGAACTTATTGATAAGTTTAAAAAGTAG
- a CDS encoding SLC13 family permease, with protein sequence MKRSDLDPDDLNRKEHQDNSSSHPENPVTTQAPDLLSYSKEKMIGGILGPLAFFCIKYADILPNDISDNGITVVALATWMLIWWVTETVPIAVTALLPLVIFPFFNVLSVKATAAPYSNPIIFLFMGGFLVALGMEKWKLHLRIALGIVRMTGTKANQIVLGFMIATGFLSMWISNTATTVMMLPIASSIISLLLKDKATIDPKDAKNFATSLMLGIAYAASVGGIATLIGTPPNAIFGGFMKETYNVEIDFFNWMLIGVPFSAVMMGIIYIVLLKFVYPNNLKELKGGKELIEKEYQDLGPIQWEEKCVAIVFFLTAFLWVFRSLINQYGPLTLNDSSIAIFAGVLLFIIPSTKSKGTFLLAWKDTEKLPWGVLVLFGGGLSMASALGNAGVIEYIGNLISSTTSIHGVFMMMLLISIMLFATEVMSNTALATIFLPVVGGVAVALGIDVLTFAAPIAMAASCAFMLPMATPPNAIVFASGHVTVQQMVRAGVTLNIISVLLLTLLSQTLVPLVFE encoded by the coding sequence ATGAAAAGAAGTGACCTTGATCCTGACGATTTAAATCGCAAAGAACACCAAGACAATTCATCTTCTCACCCTGAAAACCCTGTAACAACTCAAGCCCCAGATCTATTATCTTATTCTAAAGAAAAGATGATTGGTGGTATTCTTGGTCCGTTAGCATTCTTTTGTATAAAATATGCTGATATTCTTCCAAATGACATTAGCGATAATGGAATAACTGTTGTAGCATTAGCTACCTGGATGTTGATTTGGTGGGTAACAGAGACCGTTCCTATTGCAGTTACTGCGTTATTACCTTTAGTAATCTTTCCTTTTTTCAATGTTTTATCAGTTAAAGCTACTGCAGCTCCTTACAGTAACCCTATTATTTTCTTATTTATGGGTGGCTTTTTAGTCGCTTTAGGTATGGAAAAATGGAAATTACATTTAAGAATTGCATTAGGCATTGTAAGAATGACAGGAACTAAAGCAAATCAAATTGTTTTGGGATTTATGATTGCTACTGGCTTTTTAAGTATGTGGATATCAAATACTGCTACAACAGTAATGATGCTTCCCATTGCTTCATCAATAATAAGCCTTCTCTTAAAAGATAAAGCTACCATAGACCCAAAAGATGCAAAAAACTTTGCAACATCTTTAATGTTAGGTATTGCATATGCTGCTAGTGTTGGCGGTATTGCTACTTTAATTGGCACTCCACCTAATGCTATTTTTGGTGGGTTTATGAAAGAAACGTACAATGTTGAAATTGATTTTTTCAATTGGATGTTGATTGGTGTTCCTTTCTCTGCTGTTATGATGGGTATTATATATATCGTTTTACTAAAGTTTGTTTACCCTAATAACCTTAAAGAGCTTAAAGGAGGTAAAGAACTCATTGAAAAAGAATACCAAGATTTAGGACCAATTCAATGGGAGGAAAAATGTGTTGCTATTGTATTTTTCCTTACTGCTTTTTTATGGGTTTTTAGATCATTAATTAACCAATACGGACCTTTGACATTAAATGATTCCAGTATTGCTATTTTTGCAGGAGTTTTACTTTTCATTATTCCATCTACTAAATCAAAAGGCACATTTTTACTAGCTTGGAAAGATACTGAAAAACTTCCATGGGGTGTTCTTGTTCTCTTTGGTGGAGGTTTGAGTATGGCAAGTGCCTTAGGAAATGCCGGCGTAATTGAATATATCGGCAATTTAATCTCATCTACTACATCAATACATGGCGTATTTATGATGATGCTATTAATTAGTATCATGCTTTTTGCAACTGAGGTAATGAGTAATACCGCACTTGCTACTATTTTCTTACCTGTTGTTGGAGGTGTTGCTGTAGCACTTGGAATTGATGTACTAACTTTTGCTGCTCCAATAGCAATGGCTGCAAGTTGTGCTTTTATGCTACCAATGGCAACTCCACCAAATGCAATTGTTTTTGCAAGTGGTCATGTTACGGTGCAACAGATGGTAAGAGCTGGAGTTACACTTAATATTATATCAGTGCTATTATTAACGTTATTATCACAAACATTAGTACCGCTTGTGTTCGAATAA
- a CDS encoding M61 family metallopeptidase gives MRQLLILYFLVFVWFNATAQDKGFEYNYNINLNKVDNDKIKVTLQFPATDETTLIYQFPSIIPGTYKVYDFGRFITKLKVYDANNNSIPTERLDVNRWSINNQTLKATKITYWVSDTWDSMLPTRVFEPAGTNIQKDKVFILNNHGFFGYFEGKMEAHFTVKVSKPSTMYGATSLKPIKTSSLTDTYAVDNYHRLVDNPIMYSEADTASVQIGSTNVFIGLYSPNKKLDAKTTAKSLKEVLKAQEKFLKGKLPTDRYTFLIYLSDKPSNSGANGALEHWNSSFYFLPEMNAKSILPIIQEIASHEFFHIITPLSIHSDEIAEFDFMQPKMSQHLWLYEGVTEYFAGLALVQEHVISENAYLEALHQKIITSTTLYDRNLPFTELSKECLEKYSVEYSNVYQKGALIAFGLDLVLLENSNGKYGLRDLMLDLSERYGANVSFQDDQLFDIIDDISNIPEAKEYLIKYVTTSTPLPLTQMFHKVGILYQEEKISKTTTFGNVGLSMNDKDQIIIDDITELDEFGKKIGYQKGDVLLEFNKIEVSADNIGTIINDFVNHPESFPKVKILIERKGKIIKLKSKTQVNELIEENVFEKEDDCSEQQQKLFNVWLNKSSQ, from the coding sequence ATGAGACAGTTGTTGATACTTTATTTTCTAGTTTTTGTTTGGTTTAATGCTACAGCTCAAGACAAAGGTTTTGAGTACAATTATAACATAAACCTAAATAAAGTTGATAACGATAAAATAAAAGTGACTTTACAGTTCCCTGCCACTGATGAAACAACTCTTATTTATCAATTCCCCTCTATTATTCCTGGTACATACAAAGTATATGATTTCGGTAGGTTCATTACCAAATTAAAAGTTTATGATGCTAATAATAATAGCATTCCAACTGAAAGACTTGATGTAAATAGGTGGTCAATTAATAATCAGACATTAAAAGCTACAAAAATAACCTATTGGGTTTCTGACACTTGGGACTCTATGTTACCTACAAGAGTATTTGAGCCTGCAGGAACTAACATTCAAAAAGATAAAGTTTTCATTCTAAATAATCATGGCTTTTTTGGTTATTTTGAAGGAAAAATGGAAGCTCACTTTACTGTAAAAGTTTCTAAACCAAGTACTATGTATGGAGCAACATCTTTAAAGCCGATCAAAACTAGTTCTTTAACAGATACATATGCAGTAGATAATTACCATAGGTTAGTAGACAACCCTATTATGTATTCTGAAGCAGATACAGCTTCGGTACAAATTGGCTCTACCAATGTTTTTATTGGTTTATATTCTCCAAATAAAAAACTGGATGCGAAAACAACAGCAAAAAGTTTAAAGGAAGTCTTAAAAGCACAAGAAAAATTCTTAAAAGGGAAACTGCCTACAGATCGATATACATTTCTAATTTATCTATCTGACAAGCCAAGTAATTCTGGTGCAAACGGTGCATTAGAACATTGGAATTCGTCTTTCTATTTCCTTCCAGAAATGAACGCAAAGTCAATTTTACCTATAATTCAAGAAATTGCATCACATGAGTTCTTTCATATAATCACACCTCTTAGTATTCATTCTGATGAAATTGCTGAGTTTGATTTTATGCAACCTAAAATGTCTCAACACCTCTGGTTATATGAAGGTGTTACAGAATATTTTGCTGGATTGGCTTTAGTGCAAGAGCATGTTATTTCAGAAAATGCTTATTTAGAAGCTCTTCATCAAAAAATCATTACATCAACAACATTATACGACCGAAATTTACCTTTCACTGAACTAAGCAAAGAATGTTTAGAAAAATATAGTGTGGAGTATAGTAATGTTTATCAAAAAGGTGCATTAATTGCTTTTGGTTTAGACCTTGTTCTTTTAGAAAATAGTAATGGAAAATATGGTTTAAGAGATTTAATGTTAGATTTAAGTGAAAGGTATGGTGCTAATGTGTCTTTCCAAGATGATCAACTTTTTGATATAATTGATGATATTTCTAATATTCCAGAGGCTAAAGAATATCTTATTAAATATGTTACCACCTCTACCCCTCTTCCTTTAACTCAAATGTTTCATAAAGTTGGAATACTATATCAAGAGGAAAAAATTAGTAAAACAACTACTTTCGGTAATGTTGGATTATCAATGAATGATAAAGACCAAATTATAATTGACGATATAACTGAATTAGATGAATTTGGAAAAAAAATCGGTTATCAAAAAGGTGATGTATTATTAGAATTTAATAAAATTGAGGTCTCAGCAGATAATATTGGAACAATAATTAATGACTTTGTCAATCATCCTGAAAGCTTTCCAAAAGTGAAAATTTTGATTGAACGAAAAGGTAAAATCATTAAATTGAAATCAAAAACTCAAGTTAACGAACTGATTGAAGAAAACGTTTTTGAAAAAGAAGATGATTGTTCTGAACAGCAACAAAAACTTTTTAATGTTTGGCTAAACAAATCGTCTCAGTAA